ATTTCTGCTTATTTTGGTTATGGTTTTGATGCATCCCAAGCCTACTGGTTGTTGTATTCAGCCTGATTTGTCGTTTTGAATTCAGTGAGGTTATATGGATATTAAGGAAAAAATTACTGCGTTGGTGGGCGAAGCTAAGATTTATCAGTCTCAGGGGCTGCTAAATGAGGCAACTGAGCTTTACTATCAGATTAAAGACATCCTGAACAGCAGTCAGATAAAAGGCAAAGAGAAACTCCTTGAGGATGTGACAAAAAAAATACAGATGCTTGGTAACCGCGCCGCCAAATTTGAAGCATCTGCTTCCCAGCCAGAGATTTCGTCCAAAGCCCAGGAATTAATAAAAAAGCTTTTCACGCGTTCAGAATCTTCGGATTCGGAGCAGGTGGCTCTTGAAGAAGCAATCATTATTGCAAAATTTGGTCAGTTTGATCAGGCAATAGAGGATTTTACAAACCTTCTCGGGAACGAAAAGGTTAAACTTGAAGCAGCCAAGAATATTTTGAAATGCTATATTGAAATTGAGGCTGTGAGCAAGGCAACTGACCGTTTTCATCAATGGCAGCAGGAAGATCTGTTTAATGCGGATCAGTTAAAAAAGCTCCGGTCTTTTTTTGAGAATCTTGTTCACAAGAGGGGGGGGGCGACAGGTGTTGAAGAACCTGCCGAGGAGACCGAAGCAGAAGAGGCAGCGGTTTCTGAAGAGGAATCTCTTCTTGATGAAGATGATATGATAGATATCAGTTCTGTTGGTATTATCGTAGAATCAGGACCTGCAAAAGGAAAACAGATAGAGCTTGATGTCAGTTTTCAGAGCGGAAACATGATCAGTCTGATTCTTTCATCAAAGGACAAACAGCTGATTGAAAGTTTTTCGGTTGGCCAGAAGCTTAATGAGTTGCATTTTTATTCACCAATAGCTATTTTTAAAAGCTCGGGCGTGGTTTCTGCAAAAACAAAAATCAGCTCCGGTCCAAAACAAGGCGATTATTGTCTTGATATTGAAATAAAGAGCCTTTGATTAAGGATGAAGGCTTTACTGAGACCAGGGGCTTAAGA
Above is a genomic segment from Desulforegula conservatrix Mb1Pa containing:
- a CDS encoding tetratricopeptide repeat protein; protein product: MDIKEKITALVGEAKIYQSQGLLNEATELYYQIKDILNSSQIKGKEKLLEDVTKKIQMLGNRAAKFEASASQPEISSKAQELIKKLFTRSESSDSEQVALEEAIIIAKFGQFDQAIEDFTNLLGNEKVKLEAAKNILKCYIEIEAVSKATDRFHQWQQEDLFNADQLKKLRSFFENLVHKRGGATGVEEPAEETEAEEAAVSEEESLLDEDDMIDISSVGIIVESGPAKGKQIELDVSFQSGNMISLILSSKDKQLIESFSVGQKLNELHFYSPIAIFKSSGVVSAKTKISSGPKQGDYCLDIEIKSL